The DNA sequence GCTCCGCAAAGGCCCAAACTTTGGATGAAGTTTACGAGCTTTCTAAAGAAGAAGGTTTTGGAAGCGAAGTTAAAAGACGTATTATTTTAGGAACATACGTTTTATCAGCAGGTTTCCAAGACGCTTATTACAGAAAAGCCCAAAAAGTGCGAACGTTGATGCTTCAAAAATTCAAAGAAGCTTTTCAATTATGCGATTTAGTTGCAACACCTGTGTGCCCTTGTGCAGCATTTGAAGCTGGAGCGATTAAGACACCTCTGGAAATGTATTTGGAGGATATTTACACCATTTCGAGCAATCTAGCTGGTGTCCCTGCTATTAGTATTCCAAGTGGCTTCACACAAGATCACAAACCTTTAGGTCTTCAGCTGATTGGCCCTCAAAAGCATGATGTTGCTGTTTTACATGCCGCAAATGCCTTTGAACGTGTAACAAATTATCATTCTTTTATCCCTGAGTTCGTGAAATAGGAGCTTTACCATGACACAAGAGTGGGAAACCATTATTGGATTAGAAATCCATGCCGAGTTGAACACAAAATCAAAACTATTCAGTGTAGCTCCAAACCGCTTTGGGGATGAACCGAATACCAACATTACGGAAGTCTGTACGGGCATGCCAGGAGCTCTGCCTGTTTTAAATCAAGAAGCTGTCCGTAAAGCCGTGCAATTAGGCTGCGCTGTACAAGCGCAAGTAGCACATTTTAGTACTTTTGACCGAAAGTCCTACTTTTATCCTGATAGCCCGCGTAATTTTCAGATTACTCAGTATGAAAATCCCATTGTTATTGGTGGGACAGTCATTGCCGAAGTAGATGGAGTCGAAAAAGCTTTCGCTATTCATCATGTCCACCTGGAAGACGATGCAGGGATGCTCAAGCACTTTTCCACTTTTGCTGGAGTTGATTATAACCGTGCTGGCGTTCCTCTTGTTGAAATCGTTTCTGAGCCTTGCATGCACACTCCTCAAGAAGCCGTCGCTTATTGTTTGGCGATCAAAGCTATTTTACAATACATCGATGCATCTGATTGCAACATGGAAGAAGGTTCTCTGCGGGTGGATGCTAACATTTCTGTTCGTCCCAAAGGGGAAAAAGGATTTCGAAATAAAATTGAAATTAAAAACATGAATTCCTTTAGCAATATGGAAATGGCTTTAACTGCAGAAATCAAACGGCAAATTCGTGAATATACGAGCCGTCCAGATGAGCCACACACATCGATTATTAAGCAGGCCACTTATCGTTGGGATCCGGACCGCAAAGAAACGGTTCTGATGCGGACGAAAGAATCTGCGGATGACTATCGTTATTTTCCAGAACCCGATTTAGTTCCAATTTTTTTAACTGATGCATATATTGAAGAGATTAGAAGATCCCTTCCGGAGCTTCCTCTACAAAGAGAAAGACGCTATGTCAGTGAGCTAGGTCTTTCTGCTCACTCTGCTTTTGTCTTAACAAGCGATAAAAAGCTGGCCGATTATTTTGAAGAGGCACTAAAAATAAGCTCTAATGCACGTAGTTTATGCAACTGGCTCATTGTCGAGTTTGCCGGTCGCTATAAAGAAAGCGGTAAATCAGTTATTGAAAGTGGTATTACAGCAGCGCATGTGGGCGAACTGATTAACATGATTGATCAGAAAGAAATTACAGGAAGAATCGCAAAATCGGTAGCGGATGAGATGGTGTTACACCCTGAAAAATCCCCTAAGCAAATTGTGAAGGAAAATCCCGATTTCTCACCTGTACACGATCAAGCTGAAATTGAAAAGCTTGTGACACAAGTTTTAGCAGATAATCCACAATCAATCGCCGATTTTAAGGCAGGCAAAGATAAAGCTTTTGCTTTCCTCGTCGGACAAGTGATGAAGCTGACCAAAGGAAAAGCCTCTCCTGAAGTTGTTAATGAACTTTTAAAACAAAAAATTCACTCTTCATAAGCAAAAGATTCTTGATTTGCTTGTAAAATGTCATGTAAGATGAGCAATCTTATTCCCGGCCGCTGTAGAATATATACAGCGGCTTTTGTGACATTCACGACAAGGAACTTTTGTGCTTCGTATACAACGTTCTCTCTATTTTCAGATCGTCGATCTTTATCCAGAAAAATTAAAGCCTTCTATCCTCTATGTCAAAAGTCGCATAAATGAAGTAATCCATCGCTTTATGACAGGACAAGTAAAACATGGATGTTCTCCGGATTTCGAACTCCAAAAACAGGGTTTTAAATACATTGCCGGAGAAAAAGATACTAAAATATTTTCCATAAACGAAAATTCTTCTTGGATCATCAAAACGCAACGCCCTAATTTCTACAAACAATTTATTGGTGTGGAAAATAAACAAGGAAAAGTCGTTTTTGATTTAGAAGGTTGTTTTATGAAGCAAGCCGTATTAGCTTGGGAGATGAGAAAAATCATCCACATTCATAAGTTTGACAAATTGAATGTCACAAAAAAATACCTTTGCTCTTATCCTAATAACCTTTTTAAACCTAAAGATGGGCAATCTAAAAACTATTTTTTCTTTGAAGAATATGTTCAAATAGGAAGCCCGAAAGAAAAGA is a window from the Parachlamydia acanthamoebae genome containing:
- the gatB gene encoding Asp-tRNA(Asn)/Glu-tRNA(Gln) amidotransferase subunit GatB; the encoded protein is MTQEWETIIGLEIHAELNTKSKLFSVAPNRFGDEPNTNITEVCTGMPGALPVLNQEAVRKAVQLGCAVQAQVAHFSTFDRKSYFYPDSPRNFQITQYENPIVIGGTVIAEVDGVEKAFAIHHVHLEDDAGMLKHFSTFAGVDYNRAGVPLVEIVSEPCMHTPQEAVAYCLAIKAILQYIDASDCNMEEGSLRVDANISVRPKGEKGFRNKIEIKNMNSFSNMEMALTAEIKRQIREYTSRPDEPHTSIIKQATYRWDPDRKETVLMRTKESADDYRYFPEPDLVPIFLTDAYIEEIRRSLPELPLQRERRYVSELGLSAHSAFVLTSDKKLADYFEEALKISSNARSLCNWLIVEFAGRYKESGKSVIESGITAAHVGELINMIDQKEITGRIAKSVADEMVLHPEKSPKQIVKENPDFSPVHDQAEIEKLVTQVLADNPQSIADFKAGKDKAFAFLVGQVMKLTKGKASPEVVNELLKQKIHSS